From Salipiger profundus, a single genomic window includes:
- a CDS encoding DUF1799 domain-containing protein — MGDARRISHGLLPGQGGKLRWAGRAWAAGTLHDDGREDELEADARFFGIPVALVRRADDQDGVWPEHLPALERFLAVDTQWCVEVGMRGAFWVGLDYGACESGLRLAGFAPDPELWAEVRLIEDGAKQELNGR, encoded by the coding sequence GTGGGCGATGCTCGGCGCATATCACACGGGCTTCTACCGGGCCAAGGCGGGAAACTGAGATGGGCCGGGCGCGCCTGGGCCGCCGGCACGCTGCACGATGACGGCCGCGAGGACGAGCTGGAAGCCGACGCGCGCTTCTTCGGGATCCCGGTCGCGCTCGTGCGGCGCGCCGATGACCAGGACGGCGTCTGGCCCGAACACCTTCCCGCGCTCGAGCGCTTCCTCGCGGTGGATACCCAGTGGTGTGTCGAGGTTGGCATGCGCGGGGCGTTCTGGGTGGGGCTCGACTACGGCGCCTGCGAGAGCGGCCTGAGGCTGGCGGGGTTCGCGCCGGACCCCGAACTCTGGGCCGAGGTGCGGCTCATCGAAGACGGCGCGAAACAGGAATTGAACGGGCGTTGA